One window of Nitrospiria bacterium genomic DNA carries:
- a CDS encoding aldehyde dehydrogenase family protein: MGLKFKNFINGKWVQASSGEVFESVNPATREVVGVVPRSGPADVDQAVSAAREAFQKWHLFPAPKRGEILYRAGELLIRHKEELAKLMTREMGKVLMEAMGDVQEAIDMTYFMAGEGRRLSGETVPSENHNKDAKSVRVSIGVFGLITPWNFPIAIPSWKICPALVCGNTVVFKPSSETPVCAARFVEILNEAGLPKGVLNLVQGTGRQVGENLVKHPKVDGISFTGSSNTGESIEVLCANQHKPLSTETGGKNVIIVMDDADLDLAVEGAIWGGFGTTGQRCTAASRVVVHAPVYSRFLKKFKEAAKGLKLGDGLQKSTHVGPVVNEAQFEKVLSYIEIGKKEGAQVVLGGKPFKARGALARGFFIEPTIFGDVHPKMRIAQEEIFGPVVSVLKARNLVDGIRIANQVEYGLSSAIFSQNVNRTAVAERDLDTGLIYINASTIGAEIQLPFGGTKRTGIGPREAGGRGGALDHFTKWKVIYRDFSGKLQRAQIDPVGDG, from the coding sequence ATGGGTCTCAAATTTAAAAATTTTATCAATGGGAAATGGGTGCAGGCATCATCGGGTGAAGTTTTTGAAAGTGTTAACCCAGCCACGCGTGAAGTGGTGGGGGTTGTGCCTCGATCGGGTCCAGCCGATGTGGATCAAGCGGTTTCCGCCGCAAGAGAAGCTTTTCAAAAGTGGCATCTTTTTCCAGCTCCGAAAAGAGGAGAAATCCTCTATCGGGCAGGTGAGCTTTTGATCCGTCACAAAGAAGAGTTAGCGAAGCTCATGACCCGTGAAATGGGAAAAGTATTGATGGAGGCCATGGGGGATGTTCAGGAAGCCATTGATATGACCTATTTTATGGCGGGTGAGGGACGCCGGCTTTCCGGGGAAACGGTTCCTTCGGAGAATCACAACAAAGATGCAAAGTCCGTTCGGGTTTCAATTGGGGTTTTCGGGCTGATTACCCCCTGGAATTTTCCCATTGCCATCCCTTCTTGGAAAATATGTCCTGCCCTGGTATGCGGAAATACCGTGGTTTTTAAACCCTCCAGTGAAACCCCTGTTTGTGCCGCCCGATTTGTTGAAATCCTCAATGAAGCCGGTTTACCCAAGGGGGTTTTGAATTTGGTTCAGGGGACCGGACGGCAGGTTGGTGAAAATTTAGTAAAACATCCCAAAGTGGATGGGATCTCTTTTACGGGGTCTTCTAATACGGGGGAGAGCATAGAGGTGCTTTGTGCCAACCAGCATAAGCCCCTTTCAACCGAAACCGGGGGGAAGAATGTCATTATTGTGATGGATGATGCCGATCTGGACCTCGCTGTTGAAGGGGCCATATGGGGAGGGTTTGGAACCACCGGTCAGCGGTGCACGGCGGCCAGTCGTGTGGTGGTTCATGCCCCCGTTTATTCCAGGTTTTTAAAAAAATTTAAGGAAGCTGCCAAGGGTCTTAAATTGGGCGACGGGCTTCAAAAATCAACCCATGTGGGTCCGGTGGTCAATGAAGCCCAGTTTGAAAAGGTCCTTTCTTATATCGAGATAGGGAAAAAAGAAGGGGCTCAGGTGGTCTTAGGAGGAAAACCATTCAAGGCAAGAGGCGCTTTAGCCCGTGGGTTTTTTATTGAACCGACGATTTTCGGCGATGTCCATCCAAAAATGAGGATAGCCCAAGAAGAGATTTTCGGTCCAGTGGTTTCGGTGTTAAAAGCCCGAAATCTGGTAGATGGCATTAGAATTGCGAACCAGGTCGAATATGGTCTTTCATCCGCCATCTTTTCCCAGAATGTGAACCGGACAGCGGTAGCCGAAAGGGATTTGGATACCGGCTTAATTTATATTAACGCGTCGACCATTGGGGCCGAAATTCAACTTCCGTTTGGGGGAACAAAAAGAACGGGAATTGGGCCTCGAGAGGCCGGAGGACGTGGCGGGGCCCTTGATCATTTTACCAAATGGAAAGTCATTTATAGGGATTTTAGTGGAAAACTCCAACGGGCTCAGATTGATCCGGTAGGAGACGGATAA
- a CDS encoding Ig-like domain-containing protein → MSCLLSKIPFCESRPIGRTFHPFIQFLLKKNLLGRVQIQILLLITIVFIPPGVEISLGAPTARFQVSDTIIPANQNTRIQVHLFGEKIPFITRPVSGERIRFLLNGEALGLTLTGGNGLANLTIKPLSRGLHTIQVQLVDSRYRALPAEFLVEAFNLTDPIVLVLTSSLMLEQPTSPIPIPGLGNTLLPPARPHAAEVLTELEKKISFVYFTQGVPLVFEQQKKWFETFAFPDAPLIHVKGGTTGVLQKVKKWKQEGWKRLDVLVTDSWEEAQKLSDEGISSIHIGKREENERDSKIKTTGPISASDWKEVGQILQKKKTR, encoded by the coding sequence ATGAGTTGCCTCCTTTCAAAAATACCTTTTTGTGAGTCTCGCCCAATTGGACGAACTTTTCATCCATTTATTCAGTTTCTTTTAAAGAAAAATCTACTCGGTCGGGTCCAAATACAAATTTTACTTTTAATTACAATAGTTTTTATCCCCCCAGGGGTTGAAATTTCCCTTGGGGCCCCTACCGCCCGGTTCCAGGTCTCCGATACCATAATTCCCGCCAACCAAAATACCAGAATTCAGGTACACCTCTTTGGAGAGAAAATCCCCTTTATTACAAGGCCCGTCAGTGGTGAAAGGATCCGCTTTTTGTTAAATGGAGAAGCCCTAGGGTTAACATTGACCGGCGGGAATGGATTAGCCAATTTAACCATTAAACCCCTTTCCCGGGGCCTCCATACCATTCAGGTACAGTTGGTGGATTCCAGATACCGGGCCCTTCCAGCGGAATTTTTGGTAGAGGCTTTCAATCTTACCGACCCCATTGTTTTGGTTTTGACATCCTCCCTCATGTTGGAGCAACCCACTTCTCCGATCCCCATTCCCGGATTGGGGAACACCCTTTTACCGCCGGCAAGACCCCACGCGGCCGAAGTTCTAACTGAACTCGAAAAAAAGATTTCTTTTGTATATTTCACCCAAGGAGTGCCTTTGGTTTTTGAACAACAGAAAAAATGGTTTGAGACCTTTGCATTTCCGGATGCGCCTTTAATTCATGTAAAGGGGGGAACCACAGGGGTCCTTCAAAAGGTAAAAAAATGGAAACAGGAAGGTTGGAAAAGGCTTGATGTGTTGGTTACGGATTCATGGGAAGAGGCGCAAAAACTTTCTGATGAAGGAATCTCTTCCATTCATATCGGAAAGAGAGAAGAAAATGAAAGAGATTCCAAAATAAAAACCACCGGACCGATCTCTGCTTCGGATTGGAAAGAGGTGGGTCAAATCCTCCAAAAGAAAAAAACACGTTAA
- a CDS encoding acetyl ornithine aminotransferase family protein, with translation MSPRKKNKTGQSPPGPKARHWIKRDEKSVSPSYTRSYPLVVKEATGMTLTDIDGNRYLDFTAGIAVNATGHCHPKIVEAIIQQAKQLIHMSGTDFYYPSQIKLAEKLKEITPGNQDKRVFFTNSGTEANEAAMKLARYHTQRPLFLSFIGGFHGRTFGSLSISGSKQIHRKGFSPLLPGVTQVPYAYCYRCVYGLTPDSCNFYCVQWIEEELFPKAVPPEEVAAIFVEPIQGEGGYIVPPPGYLKRLQELAHRYGILLVVDEIQTGMGRTGRMFATDYEKGVIPDIITLAKGIASGLPLGAMIAKAKISNWVSGSHANTFGGNPISCEASLATIQLLEEELVQNAERVGSILLEDLKKLMENHPLIGDVRGRGLMIGVELVKDRQTKEPAVAERNQVVQTCFEKGLLTLGCGSNTLRLSPSLIVKEQDCHSVLTILDETIREIEG, from the coding sequence ATGAGTCCACGGAAAAAAAATAAAACAGGGCAGTCCCCACCGGGTCCAAAGGCCCGGCATTGGATAAAGCGAGATGAAAAAAGCGTCTCCCCCTCTTATACCCGCTCTTATCCATTGGTGGTAAAAGAAGCCACGGGGATGACGTTGACCGATATAGATGGAAACCGCTATTTGGATTTCACAGCAGGAATTGCAGTTAACGCCACCGGACATTGTCACCCAAAAATTGTAGAAGCCATCATCCAACAGGCTAAACAATTAATACACATGTCGGGCACTGATTTTTATTACCCCTCCCAAATTAAACTGGCTGAAAAACTCAAAGAAATTACACCAGGAAATCAGGACAAAAGAGTTTTTTTTACAAACTCAGGAACGGAGGCCAACGAAGCGGCTATGAAATTGGCCCGGTATCATACCCAACGTCCGCTTTTTTTATCCTTTATCGGAGGTTTTCATGGGAGGACCTTTGGCTCTCTTTCCATTTCGGGAAGCAAACAAATACACCGAAAGGGGTTCTCCCCCCTTTTGCCTGGGGTGACCCAAGTTCCCTACGCCTACTGTTATCGATGCGTTTATGGACTGACGCCGGACAGTTGCAATTTCTATTGTGTCCAATGGATAGAGGAAGAACTCTTTCCAAAAGCCGTTCCCCCCGAGGAAGTGGCCGCCATTTTTGTGGAACCCATCCAAGGCGAAGGGGGATACATTGTTCCCCCCCCGGGATATTTGAAACGGCTTCAGGAATTAGCCCATCGTTACGGGATTTTGTTAGTCGTCGATGAAATTCAGACCGGAATGGGGCGGACCGGGCGAATGTTTGCCACGGATTATGAAAAAGGAGTGATTCCCGATATCATCACCCTGGCAAAGGGCATTGCCTCGGGCCTCCCCTTAGGCGCCATGATCGCCAAAGCGAAAATTAGTAATTGGGTTTCCGGATCTCACGCCAACACCTTCGGGGGAAATCCCATCTCCTGTGAGGCTTCTCTAGCCACCATCCAATTGCTTGAGGAAGAGTTGGTTCAAAATGCGGAACGGGTGGGAAGCATTCTTTTAGAGGATTTAAAGAAATTAATGGAAAATCATCCCCTCATCGGAGATGTGCGAGGCAGAGGGTTAATGATCGGGGTTGAATTGGTTAAAGATCGGCAAACCAAAGAACCCGCCGTCGCAGAAAGAAACCAAGTGGTCCAAACTTGCTTTGAGAAGGGTTTATTGACTTTGGGATGTGGATCCAACACCTTGAGACTCTCCCCCTCTCTCATTGTGAAAGAACAAGATTGCCATTCCGTCCTTACGATCCTTGATGAAACCATCAGGGAAATAGAAGGGTAA
- the speB gene encoding agmatinase, which produces MDQREKFWAGLNRQEKKGNPHIHILGIPYDHSVCYRKGASLGPDRIREISQYIPPTLETGENLKSLIIHDLGNVTVSLDPETTFSNAEKVLSDLFSQSFVLTLGGDHSISIPIFKTLDRLSQGRIGILFFDAHTDLSDVFEGSRYSHACPLRRALELPKVDPKDVVLVGTRCFEPEGLRFIDTHQLKYFSTEEILERGSREIGKEIMEHLHGVDHLYLSIDIDVLDPAFAPGTGIPEAGGLSTRDVIRLIRQLDALPIVGADLVEVSPPLDNSDITSFAALKIIMEIFGVVYKKIQRQERIFLEGK; this is translated from the coding sequence ATGGATCAAAGGGAAAAATTTTGGGCAGGCCTTAACCGCCAAGAAAAAAAAGGCAACCCCCATATCCATATTCTTGGAATTCCATATGACCATTCTGTCTGCTATCGGAAAGGGGCCTCCCTGGGCCCCGATCGGATTCGGGAAATCTCTCAATATATTCCGCCTACCCTGGAAACAGGTGAGAACCTAAAAAGCCTAATCATTCACGATTTAGGAAACGTAACGGTCTCACTTGATCCGGAAACCACCTTTTCCAATGCTGAAAAAGTCCTTTCAGACTTATTTTCTCAATCCTTTGTTTTGACACTTGGGGGAGACCACTCTATTTCCATTCCTATTTTTAAAACCCTTGACCGTTTATCCCAAGGCCGGATCGGAATCCTCTTTTTTGATGCCCATACCGACCTTTCGGATGTTTTTGAAGGATCCCGCTATTCCCATGCCTGTCCTCTTCGTAGAGCCCTCGAACTACCCAAAGTGGATCCCAAAGATGTGGTCCTGGTTGGAACACGCTGCTTTGAACCCGAGGGATTACGGTTTATCGATACGCATCAATTGAAATATTTTTCAACCGAAGAAATCTTGGAAAGAGGAAGCCGCGAAATTGGCAAAGAAATAATGGAACATCTCCATGGGGTTGACCATTTGTACCTATCTATTGATATCGATGTTTTAGACCCGGCCTTTGCCCCAGGGACCGGGATTCCCGAGGCCGGGGGCTTATCCACTCGGGATGTCATTCGCCTCATTCGACAACTGGACGCCCTGCCCATCGTGGGGGCTGATCTGGTGGAGGTTTCCCCCCCTTTAGATAACAGCGATATTACCAGTTTTGCCGCATTAAAAATCATTATGGAAATTTTTGGGGTGGTTTATAAAAAAATTCAACGCCAGGAAAGAATCTTCCTGGAGGGAAAATAG
- a CDS encoding patatin-like phospholipase family protein: MLKTGTQNSYLSVGLALGGGAARCLAQIGVLEVLEQEGIRVGAIAGTSAGSIIAALFASGVVDLQEMKKMATTMKWRDMVKATIPRRGLISSEKIYRFVRNMINDMVFEQSKIPLAVVASNLRNGEKVVLTKGSVAKAVQASCSLPVIFTPTEINGHLLVDGGATSQLPVLTVKETLKAPFVVAVDVNCNAMETARLDNMLQIAIHFVALMARRNALMEKQFANVVIEVDAKGISLIDLHKGRLLIDRGRKAAEQKIDEIKEKIKSSQ; encoded by the coding sequence ATGTTAAAAACAGGGACCCAAAACTCATATCTTTCTGTGGGTCTGGCCCTCGGCGGGGGAGCCGCTCGGTGCCTGGCTCAAATCGGCGTGCTGGAAGTTCTGGAACAAGAAGGGATTAGAGTAGGAGCCATTGCAGGAACCAGCGCCGGAAGTATTATTGCCGCCCTTTTTGCCTCTGGCGTAGTGGATTTGCAGGAAATGAAAAAGATGGCCACGACCATGAAATGGAGGGATATGGTCAAAGCCACTATCCCACGGCGTGGGTTAATTTCAAGTGAAAAAATATACCGGTTTGTTCGCAATATGATTAACGACATGGTTTTTGAACAATCCAAAATCCCCTTGGCCGTGGTAGCCAGCAATTTAAGAAATGGTGAGAAAGTGGTTTTAACCAAAGGATCGGTCGCCAAGGCCGTTCAAGCCAGTTGTAGTCTTCCTGTCATCTTTACTCCAACAGAAATCAATGGACACCTTCTGGTGGATGGAGGAGCAACCAGCCAATTACCCGTTCTCACCGTAAAGGAAACTCTGAAGGCTCCTTTCGTGGTTGCGGTGGACGTCAATTGTAATGCAATGGAAACCGCCCGTTTGGACAATATGCTTCAAATTGCCATTCATTTTGTCGCACTCATGGCAAGGAGAAATGCTTTAATGGAAAAACAGTTCGCAAATGTGGTCATTGAGGTGGACGCAAAAGGAATTTCGCTAATCGATTTACACAAAGGCCGTTTGCTAATTGACCGGGGACGGAAGGCGGCGGAACAAAAAATAGACGAAATTAAGGAAAAAATAAAATCATCTCAATAA
- a CDS encoding cation diffusion facilitator family transporter has protein sequence MDTFHPHQHHCDADLGHPHEHDTFPLTYLHPSRQGEQKRLLLACILTGVTMVVEFVGGFLTNSLALLSDAGHMLTHFLALGVSLMALVYTNRPPTEQKTFGFYRLEILAALFNGITLFLITGWISYHAYYRFLNPQTIESLPMFFIALLGLMVNILTAVILSGSFNGSLNVRSAFLHIIGDTFSSVAVVIGAIIIYYKGWVQVDPLLSIMICVIILVWSIRLMNDSVHILLEATPKELNIKGLIDSVQEIEGVYDVHDVHVWTLTSGMYALSAHVATQDVHLSETRNLLKKINLLLCQEFKIGHTAIQFEINEPQTQ, from the coding sequence ATGGACACCTTTCATCCCCATCAACACCACTGCGATGCTGATTTAGGGCATCCCCACGAACATGACACCTTTCCCTTAACCTACCTTCATCCCTCCAGACAGGGAGAACAAAAGAGATTACTCCTGGCCTGTATCTTAACCGGCGTCACCATGGTCGTTGAGTTTGTAGGAGGTTTTCTGACCAACAGTCTGGCCCTTTTGAGTGATGCGGGCCATATGTTGACCCACTTTTTGGCGTTGGGAGTGAGCCTGATGGCATTGGTGTATACCAATCGTCCTCCTACGGAACAAAAAACCTTCGGTTTTTATCGTCTTGAAATTCTAGCGGCCCTTTTCAATGGGATAACCCTTTTTCTAATCACCGGCTGGATTTCCTATCATGCTTACTATCGGTTTCTCAACCCCCAAACCATCGAAAGCCTCCCCATGTTTTTCATTGCTCTTTTGGGCCTGATGGTTAATATTTTGACCGCAGTAATTCTAAGTGGTTCATTTAATGGAAGTCTCAATGTCCGATCGGCCTTTCTACATATTATTGGTGATACCTTTTCTTCTGTCGCCGTGGTGATAGGCGCCATCATTATATATTACAAAGGGTGGGTTCAGGTAGACCCCCTATTGAGTATTATGATCTGTGTGATCATTTTGGTTTGGTCCATTCGGCTAATGAATGATTCTGTTCACATTCTTTTAGAAGCCACCCCAAAAGAACTGAACATTAAAGGGTTAATTGACAGCGTGCAAGAAATAGAGGGTGTTTATGATGTCCATGACGTTCATGTGTGGACCCTTACCTCGGGTATGTATGCTCTAAGCGCTCATGTGGCCACACAGGATGTTCATCTCAGTGAGACGAGGAATCTACTAAAAAAAATCAATCTTCTCCTCTGTCAGGAATTTAAAATTGGCCATACCGCCATTCAGTTTGAAATCAATGAACCCCAAACCCAGTAA
- a CDS encoding Glu/Leu/Phe/Val dehydrogenase produces MQKPFNEFQTPTYRMAVAQFEEAAEHLKLDPNLRERFKTPQRSLVVSVPVRMDHGGVHVFQGYRVQHDSSLGPSKGGIRFHPEVNLGEIAALAMWMTWKCALVGLPYGGAKGGVNCNPKELSQNELQRLTRRYTSEIVLWIGPDRDIPAPDVGTNEQIMGWMMDTYSQQKGFAVPGVVTGKPIVIGGSKGREEATGRGVVYTVLEALEHLNISPAQSTAVIQGFGNVGTNAARLLQKREVKVISVSDSKGGIYNPKGLNIEQVIQYKALHQTLEGFPNSERIKNEELLTLDCTVLIPSALSEQITGLNAKNIRCKVLAEGANGPTTLEADHILTDKGVFIIPDILANAGGVTVSYFEWIQDLQNYFWNEKEINKKLHEIISTAFHQVLACATANKVSIRMGALMQGIDKIAKAHIARGLYP; encoded by the coding sequence ATGCAAAAACCTTTCAATGAATTCCAAACACCCACCTATAGGATGGCTGTTGCCCAATTTGAAGAGGCAGCTGAACACTTAAAACTAGACCCCAATCTCAGAGAACGTTTTAAAACCCCCCAACGCTCCTTAGTGGTCAGTGTCCCGGTCAGAATGGACCACGGAGGCGTTCATGTTTTTCAGGGTTACCGAGTTCAACATGACAGCTCCTTAGGTCCTTCGAAGGGAGGAATCCGTTTTCATCCGGAGGTTAACTTAGGTGAAATCGCTGCCTTGGCCATGTGGATGACTTGGAAATGTGCCCTTGTGGGCCTTCCCTATGGAGGGGCAAAAGGGGGAGTGAATTGTAATCCAAAGGAATTATCCCAAAACGAACTTCAACGTTTAACACGGCGTTATACTTCTGAAATCGTTTTATGGATAGGACCGGACCGTGATATTCCTGCCCCCGACGTAGGAACCAATGAACAAATCATGGGTTGGATGATGGATACCTACAGCCAGCAAAAGGGATTTGCTGTTCCGGGCGTAGTGACCGGGAAACCCATTGTCATTGGGGGATCTAAGGGAAGGGAAGAAGCCACCGGACGGGGCGTTGTTTACACGGTTTTAGAAGCTTTAGAGCATCTCAACATTTCTCCCGCTCAATCCACTGCGGTGATTCAGGGCTTTGGAAATGTAGGGACCAATGCCGCCCGGCTCCTTCAAAAACGGGAAGTAAAAGTCATTTCGGTGAGTGATTCTAAAGGAGGAATTTATAACCCTAAGGGTTTGAACATTGAACAAGTAATACAATACAAGGCCTTGCACCAAACGCTTGAAGGATTTCCTAATTCCGAGAGAATCAAAAACGAAGAATTGCTAACCTTAGATTGCACTGTTCTGATCCCCTCTGCCCTTTCCGAGCAAATCACCGGCCTTAATGCAAAAAATATCCGCTGCAAGGTTCTCGCAGAAGGTGCAAACGGCCCCACCACTTTAGAAGCGGATCATATTCTAACGGACAAAGGAGTCTTTATTATTCCGGATATTCTGGCCAATGCCGGAGGCGTCACGGTTTCTTATTTTGAATGGATACAAGATTTGCAAAATTATTTCTGGAATGAAAAAGAGATTAACAAAAAACTCCACGAAATAATTTCAACAGCCTTTCACCAGGTTCTTGCCTGTGCAACGGCCAATAAAGTGAGTATACGAATGGGAGCTTTGATGCAAGGTATTGATAAAATTGCTAAGGCTCACATCGCCAGGGGGCTTTATCCCTAA
- a CDS encoding tRNA (cytidine(34)-2'-O)-methyltransferase yields MFEIALHEPCIAPNTGNIIRLTANIGCRLHLIEPLGFDLEDKQLHRAGLDYHDLTNVVRHADYEQFVQSIPGCRILACTTKGNRHFNQVEYKHGDVLLFGSETSGLPPPVLQSLDPSNCIRIPMQPASRTLNLSNAVAIISYEAWRQHGFTGGQ; encoded by the coding sequence ATGTTCGAAATTGCTCTCCATGAGCCATGTATTGCTCCTAATACCGGAAATATAATTCGATTGACCGCTAATATCGGTTGCCGTTTACACTTGATAGAGCCCCTAGGCTTTGATCTGGAGGATAAACAGCTTCATCGGGCAGGCTTAGATTACCACGATTTAACGAATGTTGTCAGGCATGCCGATTACGAGCAATTTGTACAGAGTATACCTGGGTGTAGGATTCTTGCGTGTACTACAAAAGGAAACCGTCACTTTAATCAAGTAGAGTATAAGCACGGTGATGTGTTGCTCTTTGGTTCTGAAACCTCGGGATTGCCACCCCCTGTGCTTCAGAGCCTAGATCCAAGTAATTGCATAAGAATTCCGATGCAGCCTGCTAGTCGCACCTTAAATCTATCCAATGCGGTTGCTATTATAAGCTATGAAGCATGGCGTCAGCATGGATTTACAGGAGGGCAGTAA
- a CDS encoding cold-shock protein yields the protein MAKGNVKWFNASKGYGFISQESGNDVFVHFSEIQGDGFKSLDEGQGVEFEVTDGPKGPQAVKVSKL from the coding sequence ATGGCAAAAGGTAATGTCAAGTGGTTTAACGCTAGTAAGGGATATGGTTTTATTTCCCAGGAGAGTGGTAATGACGTATTTGTGCACTTTTCAGAAATCCAGGGTGATGGCTTCAAGTCTCTCGATGAGGGACAGGGAGTCGAATTTGAGGTCACAGATGGTCCGAAAGGTCCACAGGCGGTAAAGGTTTCTAAATTATAA
- a CDS encoding FAD-binding oxidoreductase, with protein sequence MAKILKATFDHISELTPSVRNFFLKISEEKNFTFQAGQFMNLYIPNGDGEIRVPLSIASSPVNTGYVEFCMKRTHGGRVSEFFHEISGGETIKLEGPYGRFTLKNPGSSDLLFAATGTGIAPIRSMIFSLFQKSFKKEVWLFFGVRHENEILYHHEFEELQKHHPNFHFIPVVSKPKNWQGEVGYVQEKLMECIKLPEDKEAYICGLPKMVKEVRTILTDLGLSVDHIHFEQSV encoded by the coding sequence ATGGCCAAAATCTTGAAAGCCACTTTTGATCATATTTCAGAATTGACCCCCTCCGTAAGAAATTTTTTCCTTAAAATTTCAGAAGAAAAAAACTTTACCTTTCAGGCAGGGCAGTTTATGAATCTTTACATTCCCAATGGAGATGGGGAAATTCGGGTACCCCTTTCGATCGCATCCTCTCCTGTCAATACCGGTTATGTGGAGTTCTGCATGAAACGGACCCATGGGGGAAGGGTTTCAGAATTTTTTCATGAGATTTCGGGAGGGGAAACAATAAAATTAGAAGGGCCGTATGGCCGTTTTACATTAAAAAACCCTGGATCATCTGACCTCCTTTTTGCTGCAACCGGAACAGGAATTGCCCCGATTCGAAGTATGATTTTCTCTCTTTTTCAAAAAAGCTTTAAAAAGGAGGTATGGCTATTTTTTGGTGTCAGGCATGAAAATGAAATCCTCTATCATCATGAGTTTGAAGAACTTCAAAAACATCATCCCAATTTTCATTTCATCCCAGTGGTGAGCAAGCCCAAAAATTGGCAAGGAGAGGTAGGGTATGTTCAGGAAAAACTAATGGAGTGTATCAAGCTTCCAGAAGACAAAGAAGCCTATATTTGCGGCCTACCCAAAATGGTAAAAGAGGTGAGAACCATACTAACCGATTTGGGCCTCTCGGTAGACCATATTCATTTTGAACAATCAGTTTAA
- a CDS encoding NAD(P)-dependent oxidoreductase: MLTTFPIHINLQNRQCLIIGGGAIAVRRARQLLTAGARISLVHPRRPAALKVPIQNGLIRFYPRSFRSGDTRGMILVMNTFNSKPKFSRALFNLALRRGFLLNSHDQPQFSTFIMPALIQRGSLQIGISSSGMSPSLSKRLKEDLEKMFDHEFDQFFQWVASSRLKIIKNHSFKRNRYPGIQELIQGFKVSGKIQYPKGWEKKVLPNLLKGPNH, from the coding sequence ATGTTGACCACATTTCCAATTCATATCAATCTCCAGAATCGGCAATGCCTGATTATTGGAGGAGGGGCAATCGCGGTTCGCCGGGCCCGCCAGCTCCTAACCGCAGGAGCAAGAATCTCTTTAGTCCATCCACGGAGGCCCGCGGCCTTGAAGGTTCCCATTCAAAATGGGTTAATCCGGTTTTATCCCCGCTCTTTTAGATCGGGGGATACCCGGGGAATGATTTTGGTGATGAATACCTTCAATTCAAAACCCAAATTTTCCCGAGCCCTTTTCAATTTGGCATTGAGGAGGGGTTTTTTACTGAATTCCCATGACCAACCCCAATTCTCAACCTTTATCATGCCTGCTCTTATACAAAGAGGGAGCCTTCAAATTGGGATTTCATCCAGCGGCATGAGTCCGTCACTTTCGAAGCGCTTAAAGGAGGATTTGGAAAAGATGTTTGATCATGAGTTTGACCAATTTTTCCAATGGGTTGCTAGCAGTAGATTGAAGATTATTAAGAACCATTCTTTTAAGAGAAACCGGTATCCCGGTATTCAGGAGCTTATTCAGGGTTTTAAAGTATCAGGGAAAATTCAGTATCCCAAAGGGTGGGAAAAAAAGGTCCTGCCCAATTTATTGAAGGGGCCCAATCATTGA
- a CDS encoding MTH1187 family thiamine-binding protein: MVLLEFSMSPLTKGESVSSYVSRSLEIIDQSGLDYRLNPMGTVIEGEWEEVFAVVQACFERMSQDCDRISTVIKVDYRKGAKGRLISKMESVEKTLGKNLKK; the protein is encoded by the coding sequence GTGGTACTTTTAGAGTTTAGTATGTCCCCGTTAACAAAGGGGGAAAGTGTCAGTTCCTATGTTTCTCGGTCGTTGGAAATCATAGATCAAAGCGGTTTGGATTACCGGTTAAATCCCATGGGTACAGTCATTGAAGGGGAATGGGAGGAGGTGTTTGCGGTGGTTCAAGCGTGTTTTGAACGGATGAGTCAAGACTGTGACCGGATTTCTACCGTGATCAAGGTGGATTATCGTAAAGGAGCGAAGGGGCGTCTCATTTCCAAAATGGAGAGTGTTGAAAAAACGCTGGGAAAAAACTTAAAAAAATAA
- a CDS encoding cupin domain-containing protein — MEIRNIIEMMAFSKEKMKKVGLFSTPRFFCDLYCFEPGQEQKPHVHDGEDKVYCVLEGEGTFRIGGEVKNLSQNMVTLAPSGIEHGVRNEGKSRLVLIVFMSPNSHFQEGKGHGHTH; from the coding sequence ATGGAAATTCGGAATATCATTGAAATGATGGCTTTTTCAAAAGAAAAAATGAAAAAGGTTGGGCTTTTTAGCACTCCCCGGTTTTTTTGCGATCTTTATTGTTTTGAACCTGGCCAGGAACAAAAGCCACATGTCCATGATGGGGAAGATAAAGTCTATTGCGTTCTTGAAGGAGAAGGAACATTCCGAATCGGAGGTGAGGTAAAAAACCTTTCTCAAAACATGGTCACATTAGCCCCTTCCGGAATTGAGCACGGAGTCCGAAACGAGGGAAAAAGTAGGTTGGTTTTAATTGTCTTTATGTCCCCAAACAGTCATTTCCAGGAAGGAAAGGGCCATGGACATACCCATTAA